The Scylla paramamosain isolate STU-SP2022 chromosome 47, ASM3559412v1, whole genome shotgun sequence DNA window AGCAGCCAGTATTTCACAGCAGAAATAGTGTACTCTGAGGTAAGGATTATGTATATATCCATGTTTGTCAGTGTTGTGAAAGTTGCCAATCAGTCCATGTAACAGTGAGAGTGGTGCCCAGATAGCTGCCATGACTGCTGGCCCGGCACCTCAGGAGAAGACAGGAGAGCACACCTGGTCCAGTGATGTTGAGCCCTGGCATGCATTTGAGAACGTGACTCGGGACGCCCAGAACGTCATGTTTTGTCAAGGACGCCTAACTGAGTTGCCAGCTCTTAACGTCTTAGGGCACTGGGTTCTGAGAGGTGGGGCGGCCTGTGCTGCAATGACATCATGTCAATAATTATAGCCTCCCAAGCCAGGCTCTAGATCCCCTCTCCAGTCCCAAGACTACAGTGTTGTTTTGTATGACACACAGACCAGCTTTCCTTAGCTGGACAGATGAATGAGTGGTATTAAAAGGGGAACTACACGTACGTACAAGTAAGCAAGTAGCCACAAGTTTCCTATAGATTCTGCTGTTTCTCAAAGCTTGTTCCCACCATCCTGAAGTGTGCTTTGAACCCTTGGTTACTACACGGTAGAATGGTGTATTCCACGTATCCCTCTGCCTGAGTTGCCCATTggtgtctttcctcctcctcttctggttCTGGGCGGCAACCACAAATAtgaatcagttttttttatcatcaaggaACTCGTCAAGCAGGATACCTGGTGTTGCAGTCAGCAGAAAAGCAGCATGGGCCATTTTGTGGAGTCCTTGTTACCATAACCCATTATCATAGCAAAACCCCAGCTTTGGTTATGTTACCCGAGAGGTGCCCAGAAGCATTTCATGTGGTGCTCCAGGCATCCTGGGTGCTTCGGGCATTACGAGTGGTCTTCTCAAACGCAGCCCTCAGGGGGAAGGTTGAACTGCTGGGGATTGCACTGAGGGATGTGCTGCTGTGTTGCTGCTCCCATGAAGTGTTATGAATGGTGCTTCAGTTCATCTATGTGGTTTTTAGTATGCATATTAGAAATGTATGAgattatcacttttctttgggAACTtacacctcagtgggcctttttttatgtaattgtttGCTGCCCTTGATCAGCACTCCTCTTCCATAAGAAAAAAAGCGCAAAGGAAAGAATTGGTGCATGATTGATTGCCCTAATTGGTGCAGGAGTCGGTGGTGTGGACGGTGATGCACTCGTTGCTGTCTGACGCGGCCCAGCTGGTGCTTTCTGATGTGACAGTGTTTGGCGTGGCGTCGCGGCCTGCACAGCTGCTGCTGGACGGCAGGAGGTGGACCACTGGGGATTGGCACTACAACACCGCCACACAGGTGTGTCACGGCACTGTCTGCCACGTGGACTAGACGTGCCTCTGTGTTACAGCCACGTGGAACTGGTATTGGTGGGAATGTTCTTGTGCCATTTCATTGTAATCAGTCATTGTTGCAAGTCTGATATTTTGTATTTGACTTGCATCCAAACTTTTTTTGCTAATCCTGTGTATCTACCATCATTGTAAAACTGTGATTTGATTTCCTTCCAAATATTTTGATGCACATATGAAGTGTTGCTGCAGTCAGTCAGCCTTGTTCCCCcatgacacaccacacatcaaCCTGGTGACTCTCTTCCACCCTCAGACACTGAAGATGTTTGACTTGAGTCTGCCTATCACCAAAAGCTTCACCTTGTCATGGAGCAACACAGCCAGTTTTGTGCTGCCCTGTCCCGTCTCTTACCAAGGTGAGGACAAATATTTGAAGCTTACACTCATCTACCCTTGTCTctgaaaagtatttttttttatcactgtcATGCTCAGCATTGGGCTGCCATGGAAACACTGCTGTACTGTTGTGAAGGTGGGGTGTAGATTTGCTGTGTGAGGCAGTGAAGGCAAATATGCAAGTCTGAGGCATTACCAATAACTTTCCTGTCACCTTTGCCATCCCAGATAGACAGGATGACTCTCCCGTCACCGAGGAGCAGTGCTACGCCAGGAACTGTGTGTGGGATGAGACAAGCCAAGTATGTCTACTTGTGtgttctctgtgtctctccatGTCTTGCCAAATCTTCTTTAACTGCCCACTTTCTTACACAGACCTGGAAATTTTTTTGCTTATTCCCTGTccactattttattattattattattattattattattgttattattattattattattattattattattattattattattatttatagagACTATCCCTTTTCCACCTAAAATTGATGGgtctaagagtgtgaatgatgtgctATGTAGAATTATATACAGTAATCCCTGATGTtcctgctatctctctctctctctctctctctctctctctctctctctctctctctctctctctctctctctctctctctctctctctctctctctctctctctctctctctctctctctctctctctctctcaggtgcagTGTTCCATCCAGCCCCATGATCAGTACGGCATGGAGTTTGTTGACGGCCACATTACGCCCACTGCCACTGGTTTCAAGACACGCCTGTGGTCGCGTGGTCTTCCCCTCTACCCCGGAGGACCAAGGGATGTCATATTTGAGGCTTTCCAATATTCCGATTACATGTTGAGAGTGAAGGTACAAGAGCCTGTTGTGAGGAGTGAGGGATGATATTGTGgtgctttcttttgttgttttgacATTTGTTGTGTATGTTGTGTATGATTTAGTTGTAGTCAGGGAAAGACAGTCAGATCCTTCAACAGTTCTATGCAGCTGATGAGGGTCGCTTTGAGGTGCCGGTGCCGCTGGACCTGCCCCAAGAGGGACTGGACAATCCGCTGTACCGCCTCGTGCTGCCGGATGATCCTGCACCGGGGAAGCCGTTCTTCTTCTATGTGACCCGGCCAGATAGCGGCACCGTGCTGTGAGTGTGTTAAGGCAGTGGAGTTTTGGTTAGAGAGCAAGCAAATGTGTTAGCTGTGCTCAGATGACTTGCATTCTTGGTTCATTCCTGAAGAAGCAGCTGCTCAATGCCCTCTGTGTGTTCTCAGCAGTGTTACATGAGTCCCTTCATAGCTGTTCATTCTTGTGTTGCTTTTTCTTCACCAGTGTTTCCTGTGCTGGTGTGGAAGTGTGTGTACGCATCACAGTTCACCCAAAGTGTCAtgacttcctccctcacttctcaGGTTTGACACAAGGATTGGTGGCCTGACCTTCACCGACCAGTTCCTCAGCATCAGCACAACACTGCCCAGCAAGAATGTGTACGGCCTCGGGGAGAATGCACACGACTCCTTCCGACACACAATGGACGGCTCAGTGTGGCCGCTCTTCTCCCGAGACGAGGGACCCGTGCCGCAGGTACTGGCAGAGGTTGATTGATGTGTTGCTTGTGGCTCACCTGACAAATAGTATCATTTGCTTTCAGTCTCTGATCTTTGCCTTAAAgcatccttcctctcatcctccatcTCCATTTTCATCTCAAACATTCATATTTCCCAAGGTCTTCCTCACACTTACATTGGCTGCTGCATCTGCATGTTTTTTGTCATCATTTGCTCATCCTCACCAGTTCTtttgaggaaaaataataatttctgcATGATGTATCACCTGTGTTGTTGAGAAATACTAGAACTTACCTTTGTTTCCTCCTTGTAGGCTGGAAAGCAGGTCAACCACTATGGGGTGCATCCATTCTATGAGTGTGTGGAGAATGACGGCCGGGCCCATGGTGTGCTGCTCCTCAACAGCAATGCAATGGGTGAGGATGAGTCAAGACTGCAGAGTGACAGCAGAGTGGTGGAGTAACACATGACTAGACTGAACCTAAGCACGTAGTGACGATGGTGACGTAACATGAAAATCAATCAACTTTTGGTTAAAAATGAATAAGAGCATCTGTACCTGAAGGTGATCAGTGAACACCTCCCCTCCAGACTACCAGCTGCTGGACTACCCTGCCCTCACCCTACGTACCATCGGCGGCATCCTGGACCTGTTCCTGGTGGCCGGACCTCAGCCGGAGTCGGTGGTGAGCCAGTACACGCGGCTCATCCACCGTCCCATGCTGCCTCCTTACTGGGGTCTTGGATTCCAGCTGAGCAGGTACATGGCCATCACAGGTGTGGGCGAGGCAGGTGtttgccaggtgtgtgtgttgagatgcaagtgtgctgctgtggtaaaATTTTCTCCTTTACCAGATGCTTAATGATGTGTCAGTGTTATGTCAGTTTTTCATATGTGAGCTGACTTACAGATACGGCTTTGAGACGCTGAAGGACCTGCAGGCAGCTGTCAACAGGACAAGAGATGCTGGCATCCCACAGGTAAGATCCTTCTCAACCTTCAATACTCAAGCTGGTATTACTGAGTTTTAGAAGttagtatttgtcttccttgtGTTGCTTCAGATGTAGTGATGTCCAACTGAAAGATTTGAAGAAGAAAGATCGTAAAGCATCTGTGTCTGTTCTCTCCTTGTCCTCACCtggtcccttccttccctgcggTGGCCGTGCCGCTGCCCCACAGGACGTGATGTATGGAGACATCGACTACATGGACCGCAGGATGGACTTCACTGTGGATCCTGTGAACTACCGCGGCTTTGAGGACTACGTGAGCCAAGTCAAGGAAGACGGACTGAGGTTCATTGTGATCCTGGACCCCGCCATCAATGccgaggtggtgatggtgacacacacacacacacacacacacacacacacacacacacacacacccagacaggACTTAGAATAGTTGAGTTTTATATTGCTTGTCATTTATGCAGTTAGTGTAAGTAACTGATAACTATACTTCATTCTGACAAAAGACAATTTGTTGTTTTGGCAGCTACCAGCAGCTGAGTATCCGCCACACAACAGAGCAATGGCGGCTGGTGCCTACATCACCTGGCCCGAGAGAACCAGCCCCACGGTGATCCAGGGCAACAATGGCGGTGGTGCACTGGGCTCCGTCATGCTAGGATATGTAAGTTCTTGGAGGAGCAAAAACAGGTCTCCTTTAAGTAAAGAATATTTCGAGAAAACATTTGCCTCATGCTTCTTAACCCTTAAACAGCGGGGTGTATTGTAACTTGAAGGTCTCCATATATGGGGTAAAAATAGAGTTCTTTTAATATAGTCGATAATTCATTTCATAATTTTGAGACTCAGTTTTGTGGCTCAGTCTGTGGTGTTATTGTCCCTGGCAGGTGTGGCCAGACAACAAGACAGCCTTCCCCAACTTCTTCAGTACTGCTGCTCAGGAATGGTGGATTGAGGAAATTAAGACTTTTTACAATGAGAAAATCAAATTTGATGGTCTTTGGATTGTAAGTGTTATCTGTTATCATAAGTGTTATAAAGCAAATCTGCTGTACTCTGTGCCACTATGGGAAGTAAAACTGTATTACATGTGTCTGGTTCTTCATATGAATCTGTTGACTGTGTGCAGGACATGAATGAGCCAGCTAACTTTGGGACCAACGAGGAGCAGCCGTGGAACTGGCCAGAGGGAAGGCAGCCATGGAGTCTGTCCTGTCCCAACACCACCTGGGACAACCCGCCCTACGTCACAAGTAAGAGACACGTGCAGCCTGATGATGAACAAGACTTTTGCTCATTCAGTGACACGCTAAATGGCTGAATGGCCCATCACAGTTGTTTTGGACTAAAGTTCCTCCCTTCCAGAGTTACAAAGGCTCTTGTTATTCTGGCCATGACCACCTGTGTGCTTTCTCACAGAGGCAGTGACAGTCGGCCCCACACACACCATGGCGGACAAGACACTGTGCCTTTCTGCGAGTGAGGCACCGTACAGACACTATGATGTCCACAGCCTGTATGGTTGGGCCCAGGCTGAACCAACCCTCAGGTGAGAACAGAGATGGCCAAACAGGCAGATGCTTATTTTAGTTATGAAGCGACTAAATGCATGAGTGGGAGTGAAGGTAGTGTCTTTGAGGATGTGAAAGATTTGTAGCAACTTTATTCCTCTAGAAACCATTATTTAATTGTAAGATAGTGTAAGATagtgtattattttcatttagatAACCTGGTACAGTATGCAGTAATTAAATATTATGGCAGAAATACAATGTTGATTTGCCATGCATCAAAACAAGATAGGAATTCTTGGACcatcagtcagtggcagtgttaccatgtctGGATGACACAATTATTGAAGCAGAATGCACTGAAGTTTGTGACAAAGGCTTGAGCTGTGTAATGGTTTGGGTGGTGTAGCTAATGACTGAGGCATAGTTCATCACAATATAATTCTGTCCTCTGCTGCATCCCTCCCAaccctcaccctctcttcccACAGGGCGGTGCAGCTGGTGACTGGTCGGCGAGGACTGGTGCTAAGCCGCTCCACCTTCCCAGGCAGTGGGCAGTGGGCTGGTCACTGGCTGGGGGACAACCGCTCCAACTGGACAGACATGGCTCACTCCCTCATAGGTGTGTTAGCACTGTACATGCACATCAGATACCTActacatctatctgtctgtctacatacAGTACCAGGCCAGCAGTCCCCACACAGCCTGGCTCAGACAAAACATCACACAAATCACTCACAGCCTTATCCTACTTGCATAACTTTTGAGTCTGGAAAACCAATCAAGATACATtactatgtgtatgtgtgtttgttatttgtatatttaattCTTCACCTTATTTACTGCTTCATGACTGGGTGAATGAATgcctcttgtatctctttccTGCCAGGTatgatggagttcaacctttttGGGATCCCCTACATTGGCGCTGACATCTGTGGCTTTTTtggggaggcagaggaggagatgTGCCAGCGGTGGATGCAGGTGGGCGCCTTCTACCCCTTCAGCAGGAACCACAATGTCAAGGGAGCCGTGGACCAGGTAAGCTGCCAACTGCCCTGCTGGTAGAGTGATGCTGGCAGGCCTGATGAATTCTTTTTGTCCTTCAGTGATATAAAGTGTTCTGTAATGATGTGGTAACTGATGTGTGAGAAACAGATTTTCATTGAAAGTAACTCAAGACTGTTCAGACCTGCTGGTGTTAATATGAACATAATTGACAGAAAATGACCTGCAATAGTAATTGTTTTCTTTGAACAAAAAACTCACACATCACAagattttattgtattttctcagGATCCAGGTGTTTGGGGGGAGGCTGTGGCCAGATCTTCACGGAAAGCTTTAGAAATCCGCTACCGCCTCCTGCCATACCTGTACACCCTCTTCTTTGAGGCACACACCCGTGGCACCACCGTGGTGCGGCCGCTAGTGCACGAGTGAGTGCTGACCTGAGGACGGGTGCATGGGCTCTGTCCTCTGAGAGGTTAACAACACTAAGGACATGAAGGGGACCAAAAAACACTCAGGCCTTGATGGCTGTCCTAGTGAGGCACTCAGGCCCAGACTTGAGCTACGGCTGCTCACACTTGAGAGTCAAGTGTATGTTATTGACTTTTGATATTATAGAGATGCAGCAGGCATTGCTGAGTGTCCCACCCTTGCATTACTGGTGGCTGTGctgctactatatatatatatatatatatatatatatatatatatatatatatatatatatatatatatatatatatatatatatatatatatatatatatatatatatatatatatatatatatatatatatatatatatatatatatatatatatatatatatatatatatatatatataattgaattAAAGGTAATGTAAGCCAAGCCATTTAGAAATATTTATGAACCACTGCCTCTCAGATTCTCCAGTGATCGTCATACACTGGGTGTGGACGACCAGTTCCTGTGGGGTGCCGCCCTCATGATCTCCCCTGTCCTGACCCCCGCCACCACACAGCGACAGGTGTACTTCCCCCAGGACGCTTGGTATGACTACTATTCGGTGAGTAAAAGTTGGAAGGTAACCTCACCTCTGTTTAGATGTGCTTCCTGCAGTGAAGCACAAAACTCATTCACAGCCCACCAACCCTGCACACATTCCCAAGTTAAAATTTGTTGTAGTAATAAAAACTGGTCCACTAGACTGCCCCTTTCCACCAGACACTGATGGGgctgagagtgtgaatgataaTGGTTACATGAGAAATTTATCTTATTTGTGTTTGATGTGCAACTTTTTGTTATACACATTCAGGGTACACCAGTCCAGTTTCCTGGTGAAAAAGTAACCATCCCTGCCCCGAGGGACACCATTCCTCTTCACATCCGGGGGGGCCATGTACTCCCCACACAGCGCCCTGCTCAGAACACAGCGGCTGCTCGCCACCTGCCCATGGGACTCATTGTGGCCATAGGGAGGGACCGCCGGGCATCTGGTCGGCTGTTTTGGGATGATGGAGAGTCTATCAACACAGTGTCTGAAAAGAAATATTCCTTGGTGCAGTTCTCCTTTGTTCAGGTATGTTGAGGGACACAATATGAGGAGCACGTGCTGTCTTCATGTGGATGTTATGGAGACAGAGAAATCTTGACATTTTCACTAGGGTTTATCAAACTTCTACTGTGGAATCAGTGTTTCTCCACAAATTAGACCTCTTCACTCTGAAAACATGTagcaagcaaacagacagacagacaagcaatcAGACAGACATGTTGTCCCTTGCAGCACACACTGACAGGGGTGGTGGAGACCAATGCCAATGAGGACCTGAAGGGCCTCACCCTGGCTCACCTGGAGTTCCTGGGTGTGGAGCAGCCACCCTCTGCAGTGGTGTATCTTGGCACCAAGGTTCCAGATTCAGACGTCACTTACGAGGCTGCCAGTATGAGACTCACAGTGAACATTGCCCATCAGCTCAATGTTGATTTTGAACTTGAGTTGAAGGATATATGGCAGTATGAGGTCAGCATGAAGTGACTGGTAACTCTGAGGGAGACATCAGGCAAGTAAGGCTGTCACACATCagttcacttcacttcacaatCATCCTGCTGTCAGATATCTTGTCAAATTCAATGTGGCATGGGTTTCTCAgcctattaaaaaaaatacaggtgaCTTAGTTTAtacctcttatttatttattttatttatttataatttttttacatGAATTTAACACAACTTAAAATATCTTAGAATTGATTGAATTAACATGAACATTTTCCCTCAGtacagagttaaccagtattctcaattattcattccctttctcttgtaaactggaactccctgcctgcttctgtatttttctccttcctgtgatgtcaaaatgtttcaagacacttatcttctaAATTTGGACCTGGTTTCTGGATTGGCACCCTAGTGGGcctattttcctctattttttcattgcccttggccactgcccctcatacataaaaaaaaaaaaaaaaggaaggggagatcaTTAGTCTCACAGGGAATTCACAGAgcctaaataaataataagccATAACTGTGTTTTTTGGTTTCCCTCAATCTCAGTTTGCTGGGTTTGCTCATCAGCTGGCAGTGGTGTGTTGTActctagtgtttctcctgctgataatataaaaatcttgttaatcttttttttcttttatgtaagcgGGTCACTGTTCAAGGGAAacaaacaagagggaaaaaaaaaaccctgaggtgccagtcccaaaagagatgctAAGAGAATCGTCGAAAACTGAGGAacaagcgtcttgaaacctccctcctgaaagggttcaagtcataggaaggaggaaatattgaagcaggcagggggttcGAGTTTACCACTAgaaccatacaaaaaaaaaaatagaataaataagtaaacgcCCTTAAAAACGCATGTAACtattaaaaaataagtaaataaataaaataaagcggAATTGCGGCACAGGTGTTTCAGAACAGGCATCAACAGTTCACGGCTCTCCTGGCCTAACCTGACGTCAACCAAACCTTCCCTGGTCGTATCTAACATGACCAGACatagagaataaatataagcagcaagggtgaggagcgagtgaagaattagaggaagtAGTGGTGAATATTCATTTTCCCTGTCCCCtgctccttgttcttcctccatccacctCAGGCATTTCCATCTTCCACTTCATCTCCTCGCCTCCTGCATTCCTTTTCCACTTCCGTTTCTACTTTCTTGAAATTTATTATACATTCCGTACTTCTTTCATcatatctctttctctgtatttacttttatttattcattcatttttcgtttgttttcaaCATCTCTCTTTCCTATGAAGCTTTCTTGTGGCGCAGATAAGGTGCAATGTGTCTTCAAATTATCCGCATATCGCATCTGTAACCGTGGATATGGAGATGAAAATAATCTGGAACCGTATCTGCATTAGCAAATGTTAATAATTCTATCATTTGCAGTTTTATCCGCATCCGTGGGGCTCTAAAATGAAGTATCCGATACATCACTTAGTTTCTACGTTTGTCTCtcccgcctgtctgtctgccgtTGTCTGTCGATTTGTCTgtcattccttcatctccctgtCAGAATGCCTCTGTCTCATTCATTattcttcatctatttttttttcttccctttacctCTTATATTGTTTTTAGATCCTCCCGTGCCGGTATCAGGACAATATCCGTTTTTCTGTTCATCTatatgtaaaatctctctctctctctctctctctctctctctctctctctctctctctctctctcagtagtagcTTCAATACCTAACGCTAGAGGAAGTATACGCGAGGAACAGACAAGGGAAGTGGACAGAACAATATCAGCACTTCCAATCCGGTGAACCTTTGCAACTCTCCCCTGCTGTACTACACTTTGCTACATTGAAATACACCCTCCCTTTCTGTATCACACCCTGCGTGTCCCAACCCTGCACCTGGCCCGCCTAGACAGGGGCGCTGGAGTCTGTATAAATCATAACGAGTGACACACGCGGCTCAGGAGGCGGGAAAATAGTGaaataagctaaaattaattcAATCCTAGGATCTAGTTGACAGGAACACAAACTGTGTGATCATTAACAAGACTCTGCAACCAAATTTTCTCGTcattataataaaagaaaaaaataatttaaacaaaaaatatggaaatgaaataaGTTCTACGGGTTTTAAGCGTGAAATGGGATGAAAAGTAAGGTAAATTAAAAGTAGTGAGACCCAGTAATGTTGGTATCCCTGGTAAACATTAACAcgctggaggagggggggggggaagaaaggaacaggTCAGGGAGATGGTTGGTGACATATTTCGcatttttccctcatatttctcttcgtgaggctgcaggaggtgAGTGGCGGGTGTGGGCGCGTAGGGGCTGCCTGCTGTGAGGTAAAAAGGGCTTGGCACCGACTGTACTGTCGCTAAATATGGGAAAATGGGGAAAGAAGTAGAAGGTtttagggaaaggagagaggagaggagggacgaagaggaggaggaggaggaggaggaagactgaaaatggaagagaggaaagttgaATACAAGAATTAATTTGTTTATAACTTGAACGTAGTGAATAACAGGCTATTAACATAAATATTAGCAAGAATATGCCAGCTTAATTttggttatattattattattattattattattattattagtcgttgttattgatattaatattgttattattaccattgttatttttttattcttattgtttctatcgtctgtcattattattattattattattattattattattattattattataattaccaaATTTTGAAATTTCAGTTACCAGTCACCATATTAttgcagaggtggtggtggtggtggtggtgataatgatagctGCGGTGGTGTAGCACAGTGGGTGTAGCTTGTAGCACTCCACCACCACGGGCTAGGCAGGGTCTCACTCCTTGTAGTTCTAAATGTAGTACACTTCAGGGAACATGTGTCagctgactactactactactattactactactactactactactatcacctctAGCTCTACTTccatactacaactactactactactactactactatcacctctAGCTCTACttccatactactactactactactactactccacagCATCACCCAACAGCATTTCCCCTCAGCATTGCCCCCTGCAGGAAAGCATCTGATGGCTGGGAGGCAACACCACACAGTCAAATGCAATACTGACTTGTAATCTAGAGACACTGATCTATAACTGTCATGTGGTGTTGAATGACAGTGATGCTGGTGTGTAGCAAGACCAGCAGCACCGCCTCCCTCAGTGAAGCATCAGGTGGCAGTGAACCAGTGCCATCATGCAGCACTGAGCACATGGAGGATGATGGCAGTGATGACACATTACAGTGACAACACCCTCAGACACAAAGAACACAGCCTTTGTAACAGTGATTGCAGTGATGACCTATAATCTGAGGACACAGGGAGCATGGCCATGAAGGGGAGTGATGAGTTGGTGCAGGGCAGCGTTGGTGGCAGGGGAGTGGCAGTGTTTACGTGTGAGGAGTGTGGGCGAGTGTTCAGGCGGCGCAGTAACCTATCTCGGCACCAGAGACTGCACAGCGGGGAGCGTCCCTTCCAGTGTCCGCAGTGCCACCGCCCCTTTGCCCACCACAGCTCCCTGCAGCACCACCTGAGGCTGCACAGTGGCGAGCGGCCCTACCAGTGTGCCGTGTGCCTCAGGACCTTCCGGCAGCGACCCAACTACTCCCTGCACCTCAAGACCCACACAGGGGAAAAGCACTTCCGCTGCCATGCCTGTGGGAAGGAGTTCGCCCAGCGTGTGCATCTCACCACCCATGCCCGCCTGCACTCCGGGGACCTTCCATACGAGTGTGAGGACTGTGGGAAGAGGTTCTCTCAGCGCTGCCACCTCACCCGCCACCGAGGCACCACAGGACAGCCGGAGCACACGTGTAGTTTATGCAGCAGGAAATTCGTCACTCAGCCATGTCTCAATGCACACCTGCAGAGGATGCATGGAGGGGCGCTTCAAAGGACCCACAGGGGAGGGACACAGTGTGGGACCAagcagaaacaggaggaggaggaggaggacaagagtgTAGGTGGTATGAAGAGCAAGGCACAGGGTGGAGGTGGAAGCAGGAGCAAGGTGAGAGCCAAGGTGGAGTGTGAGGTTTGCCACAAAAGTTTCCGTAAGCCGTcacacctccgccaccaccgctacacccacactggggagcgGCCCTACCCCTGCCCTCAGTGCGGCCGCAGGTTCTCCGAGGCCAGCAGTCTGCGGCGCCACATGACCTCACACATCAGGGCTCACCTCACTCATTCCACTCACCCTCTCACACCCACACCAAACACCCCATCACACCCTCACACCCCTGTCCCAGTCACCCCatcacactccctcactcccacacCAGTCACCCCATTACAAACTC harbors:
- the LOC135095070 gene encoding maltase-glucoamylase-like isoform X3; amino-acid sequence: MGTLNTKGKVTVGVVVTVVVVAVILAAVLGGDQPEAWPIQDHSSVTCLRQNAVTKDECEEVGCLWDAREDDVPSCYFPPPSLHGYSVTSLRNNTSSGRIVAQLTLKNTSARVVPDLKETLTVEVTQYSAEVLRVKVTVPEEERYEPPVPLQLPEPPTQHQQQQSLYRVTLGEEGGNFSLVVRRREGDAVLFDTGVGGFTFADQYLQVATRLASRNLYGLGESHHQSLRHDLHYRTWPMFARDQPPGPPGENLYGVHPVYMVLEETGEAHMVLWLNSNAMEAETLPLPGLILRAIGGVMDLYFFLGPTPALALQQYTSVIGRPILPPYWALGFQLCRYGYNTLDNLKAAVSRTRRQGIPQDVQYADIDHMDHRLDFTVDHVNFAGLEDYVREVKKEGLRFIIILDPAINAEMGEEYPVHVRAKDRDVYITWPPHLVPEQNFGAGDVMLGYVWPDNRTAFPDFFRSSTKAWWKEEIKLLYTSQGLKFDGLWIDMNEPANFGTNEKQPWNWPEERQPWSLTCPNTTLEDPPYLPAAVTVWGGNKRLSDKTICMEAQQGEHREFSHYDVHNLYGWSQAQPTLEALQAVTGKRGIVVSRSTFPSSGRWAGHWLGDNSARWADMHKSIIGAVEFNLFGIPYIGADICGFFGDTTEEMCGRWMEVGAFYPYSRNHNTLGAADHDPGLWPSVAAAGRAALTIRYTLLPYLYTLHHLAATQGQSVIRPLFFEFPNTSATWDVDDQFLWGPWLMVAPVLDQGLVARNVYFPPATWYDYHTGQAVEGTDNTHRVAAPLSHVPLYVRGGGILVTQRPHANTMLSRREPLGLVVASSESGAAQGFFYWDDGEAIDPIGSSQYFTAEIVYSEESVVWTVMHSLLSDAAQLVLSDVTVFGVASRPAQLLLDGRRWTTGDWHYNTATQTLKMFDLSLPITKSFTLSWSNTASFVLPCPVSYQDRQDDSPVTEEQCYARNCVWDETSQVQCSIQPHDQYGMEFVDGHITPTATGFKTRLWSRGLPLYPGGPRDVIFEAFQYSDYMLRVKFYAADEGRFEVPVPLDLPQEGLDNPLYRLVLPDDPAPGKPFFFYVTRPDSGTVLFDTRIGGLTFTDQFLSISTTLPSKNVYGLGENAHDSFRHTMDGSVWPLFSRDEGPVPQAGKQVNHYGVHPFYECVENDGRAHGVLLLNSNAMDYQLLDYPALTLRTIGGILDLFLVAGPQPESVVSQYTRLIHRPMLPPYWGLGFQLSRYGFETLKDLQAAVNRTRDAGIPQDVMYGDIDYMDRRMDFTVDPVNYRGFEDYVSQVKEDGLRFIVILDPAINAELPAAEYPPHNRAMAAGAYITWPERTSPTVIQGNNGGGALGSVMLGYVWPDNKTAFPNFFSTAAQEWWIEEIKTFYNEKIKFDGLWIDMNEPANFGTNEEQPWNWPEGRQPWSLSCPNTTWDNPPYVTKAVTVGPTHTMADKTLCLSASEAPYRHYDVHSLYGWAQAEPTLRAVQLVTGRRGLVLSRSTFPGSGQWAGHWLGDNRSNWTDMAHSLIGMMEFNLFGIPYIGADICGFFGEAEEEMCQRWMQVGAFYPFSRNHNVKGAVDQDPGVWGEAVARSSRKALEIRYRLLPYLYTLFFEAHTRGTTVVRPLVHEFSSDRHTLGVDDQFLWGAALMISPVLTPATTQRQVYFPQDAWYDYYSGTPVQFPGEKVTIPAPRDTIPLHIRGGHVLPTQRPAQNTAAARHLPMGLIVAIGRDRRASGRLFWDDGESINTVSEKKYSLVQFSFVQHTLTGVVETNANEDLKGLTLAHLEFLGVEQPPSAVVYLGTKVPDSDVTYEAASMRLTVNIAHQLNVDFELELKDIWQYEVSMK